A region from the Solibacillus sp. FSL H8-0523 genome encodes:
- a CDS encoding ATP-dependent DNA helicase: MRKSLPFELSRDKTFFESLGDWLGDVLYDELPERGFECRDEQIFMAYQIEQALKEKNVLFAEAGVGTGKTIAYLLPAISYARYTGKPALIACADETLIDQLVKDGGDIHKLRDVLGLDIDVRLAKSRDQYLCLKRFEEAEKTETEDWIDDIAFSIPDGVYAQGSMIAVQPYGDRSNYPLVSDEDWQKVNYNSIMQCAVCDLRNRCGQTLHRGHYRKSTDLIICSQDFLMEHLATKESREREGQLPLLPEVSMVVLDEGHLLEYAAQKALTYKVQAYTIVELLERLMVDGVRARTLYGMEYLQDHHELFFDQLREDVVQSEEDRKRIVKSPKLIDLGKRVISYVDQLLEEFVFESELYMIPEYELNMAEEFLEHYAAALRIFVEQGDAVDWLEDTDGEETLVIMPRLITDVLAETLFSKKMPIVFSSATLSVKKDFSYIASSLGIEKYQSFGVPSPFDYEEVMKIYLHELEQDEKVAKVEELLKEHKKTLILFKSKQAMNNFQSKLSLMTRLNVAFEGDRELSAIVRDFQNGEIETLCSYHLWEGLDLPEEALTRVIIYDLPFPPHDPLFDAKRSFATNPFEEVELPFMLLRLQQGMGRLIRTSKDHGDIHILLNEQEAQSKDKFIDILAVDPQ, from the coding sequence TTGAGAAAATCATTACCGTTTGAATTGTCACGAGATAAAACATTCTTTGAATCATTAGGAGATTGGCTTGGAGACGTATTATACGATGAGCTACCGGAGCGCGGATTCGAATGTCGTGACGAGCAAATTTTCATGGCTTACCAGATCGAGCAAGCTTTAAAGGAAAAAAACGTATTATTCGCTGAAGCAGGTGTAGGGACAGGGAAAACGATTGCTTACCTATTACCAGCCATCTCGTATGCACGCTATACAGGAAAACCGGCATTAATCGCTTGTGCAGACGAAACATTAATCGACCAGCTTGTAAAGGATGGCGGCGATATTCATAAATTACGTGATGTGCTTGGCTTAGATATCGACGTACGTTTAGCAAAATCACGCGACCAATACTTATGTTTAAAACGCTTTGAAGAAGCGGAAAAAACAGAAACGGAAGACTGGATTGACGATATCGCCTTTTCGATTCCGGATGGCGTATACGCACAGGGCAGTATGATTGCTGTACAACCTTACGGAGATCGTTCGAATTATCCGTTAGTGAGCGACGAAGATTGGCAAAAAGTGAACTACAATTCGATTATGCAATGTGCCGTGTGTGATTTACGTAACCGTTGTGGCCAAACATTGCACCGTGGACATTACCGTAAATCGACAGACCTTATTATTTGTTCACAGGATTTCTTAATGGAGCATTTAGCGACAAAGGAATCACGTGAACGTGAAGGGCAATTGCCGTTACTTCCTGAAGTATCGATGGTTGTTTTAGATGAAGGGCACTTATTAGAATATGCCGCACAAAAAGCCTTAACATATAAAGTCCAAGCATATACAATTGTTGAGCTACTAGAGCGTTTAATGGTAGATGGTGTGCGTGCGCGTACATTATACGGCATGGAGTACTTACAGGACCATCACGAGCTGTTTTTCGATCAACTACGTGAAGATGTTGTGCAATCTGAAGAGGACCGTAAACGCATCGTAAAGTCACCAAAATTGATTGATCTTGGCAAACGTGTCATTTCTTATGTGGACCAGCTGTTAGAAGAGTTTGTCTTTGAGTCAGAGTTATACATGATTCCAGAATACGAACTGAATATGGCCGAGGAATTTTTAGAGCATTACGCAGCAGCCCTACGTATTTTCGTAGAGCAAGGGGATGCAGTAGATTGGTTAGAGGATACTGATGGTGAAGAAACGCTCGTGATTATGCCGCGTCTAATTACCGATGTGTTAGCTGAAACGTTATTCTCGAAAAAAATGCCAATCGTGTTCTCATCTGCTACATTATCAGTGAAAAAGGACTTCAGCTATATCGCTTCAAGCTTAGGCATTGAGAAGTATCAAAGCTTTGGCGTACCGTCACCGTTTGATTATGAGGAAGTAATGAAAATTTACTTACATGAATTAGAACAGGACGAAAAAGTAGCAAAAGTAGAAGAGTTATTAAAAGAACATAAAAAAACGCTAATTTTATTCAAGTCAAAACAAGCGATGAATAATTTCCAATCAAAGCTTAGCTTAATGACTCGTTTAAATGTTGCGTTTGAAGGGGATCGCGAGCTTTCTGCGATTGTCCGTGATTTCCAAAATGGTGAAATCGAAACGCTGTGTTCGTATCACTTATGGGAAGGCTTAGACTTACCAGAAGAAGCATTAACACGCGTGATCATTTATGATCTACCATTCCCACCACATGATCCGCTATTTGATGCGAAGCGTTCATTTGCGACGAATCCATTTGAAGAAGTAGAATTACCATTCATGCTACTGCGCTTGCAGCAAGGGATGGGTCGTTTAATTCGTACATCGAAGGACCACGGCGATATTCATATTTTATTAAATGAGCAAGAAGCGCAGTCTAAAGATAAATTTATCGATATTTTAGCGGTAGACCCGCAATAA
- a CDS encoding methyl-accepting chemotaxis protein produces MNKQHKKFKSIKWGWILFISLGVLLAVITTVAMNYFQINKVLSNDNEKNAKVEANHAISQIALGLEKYDTALYQFGNTVAVNVENDIPMHHLEALMDSLRKDNEEYVAVYFMDFKTGALNMSPRADFEFDVFSSNTYKTIMDKKELSWMDVYLDQSTQKLMTSVIAPVTVNNEIIGAVGIDLDFSTIGTIRTQIEQGSDTDLMILDKQGMIVSSFIDKKDGQNMNPAMSGKVDGVTDIDSSIFTDSLEWVTTAVNETEYAIDALGINGNHYSGQLMTMELNGWNVIALKDDSIFQAKMNSFNKSIILALIIGMTIGVIVAVILAGQIIKIVKNIRHVIDETAQGNLHVQFENSRNNELGQLEQSYNDMLGQMRMLLTQVNDNSSNLKQVSRNVAQIANENKESLQEVSKAIEEIATNANYQSEKMNDGAQVLAELAQEMEHVQQQTAEMDEESHEANEQIQAGFAKVAELQNSYKNLEHSFSRVTDMTVALNEKSKTISEVTNVIAQITDQTNLLALNASIEAARAGEHGKGFAVVADEVRNLAESSKKATTNIQTILASVLHDTSSLVQVIDETNAMSDTQKQAVVKVYEVIDELSQSIGEMSTVIQQTSGKMQEMNATKTHVVEIMNEVANLSSDVTASTEEMASAISEQAASTVELANYTNKLNEQSEHLQHSVDRFNL; encoded by the coding sequence AAAATATGATACCGCCTTATATCAATTTGGTAATACGGTAGCCGTTAATGTAGAAAATGACATTCCAATGCATCATTTAGAAGCATTGATGGACAGCTTACGTAAAGACAATGAAGAATATGTAGCCGTTTATTTTATGGATTTTAAAACGGGTGCACTCAATATGTCACCAAGAGCTGATTTTGAATTTGACGTATTCAGTTCAAATACATACAAAACCATTATGGACAAGAAGGAATTGTCATGGATGGATGTTTATTTAGATCAAAGTACACAAAAATTAATGACATCTGTTATTGCGCCCGTAACGGTAAACAATGAAATTATTGGTGCAGTAGGAATCGACTTAGATTTCTCAACTATTGGAACGATTCGTACGCAAATCGAACAAGGGTCAGATACGGATTTAATGATTTTAGATAAGCAGGGGATGATTGTTTCCTCGTTTATTGACAAGAAAGATGGTCAAAATATGAACCCGGCTATGTCAGGAAAAGTAGATGGGGTAACAGATATTGATTCGTCAATCTTTACGGATTCTTTAGAGTGGGTAACAACAGCTGTTAATGAAACAGAGTATGCCATTGATGCGTTAGGCATTAACGGTAATCACTATTCAGGTCAGTTAATGACGATGGAACTGAATGGCTGGAACGTAATCGCCTTAAAAGATGATTCCATTTTCCAGGCAAAAATGAATTCATTTAATAAATCGATTATACTCGCATTAATTATAGGCATGACCATTGGCGTTATTGTAGCGGTTATTTTAGCTGGTCAAATTATAAAAATTGTTAAAAATATACGTCATGTAATTGATGAAACCGCGCAAGGGAATTTACATGTTCAGTTCGAAAATAGCCGGAATAATGAATTAGGTCAACTTGAACAAAGCTACAACGACATGCTCGGCCAAATGCGTATGCTGCTTACACAAGTGAACGACAATTCTTCAAATTTAAAGCAAGTGTCACGAAATGTCGCACAGATTGCTAATGAAAATAAAGAATCCTTACAAGAAGTTTCAAAGGCCATTGAAGAGATTGCAACAAATGCAAACTATCAATCAGAAAAAATGAACGATGGGGCACAGGTGTTGGCTGAACTGGCACAAGAAATGGAGCACGTACAGCAGCAAACAGCTGAAATGGACGAAGAATCTCATGAAGCAAATGAACAAATCCAAGCAGGCTTTGCCAAAGTAGCAGAACTACAAAACTCTTATAAAAACTTAGAACATTCATTTTCACGCGTAACGGACATGACGGTTGCGTTAAATGAAAAATCTAAAACCATTTCAGAAGTAACAAACGTCATTGCACAAATTACAGACCAAACGAACTTACTAGCGCTAAATGCATCGATTGAGGCAGCGCGAGCAGGTGAGCATGGGAAAGGCTTTGCAGTAGTTGCAGATGAGGTACGTAACCTAGCGGAAAGTTCGAAAAAGGCAACGACAAATATTCAAACGATTTTAGCGAGTGTCCTCCATGATACAAGCTCACTCGTACAGGTTATTGATGAAACCAATGCGATGAGCGATACGCAAAAGCAAGCAGTCGTAAAAGTATATGAAGTCATTGACGAACTGTCACAATCCATCGGCGAAATGTCTACGGTCATTCAACAAACATCTGGTAAAATGCAGGAAATGAATGCAACGAAAACACATGTTGTTGAAATTATGAATGAAGTGGCCAACCTTTCAAGTGATGTGACTGCTTCGACGGAAGAAATGGCGAGTGCCATTTCCGAGCAAGCTGCCTCTACAGTAGAACTTGCAAATTATACCAATAAACTAAATGAGCAATCCGAACATCTACAACATTCGGTTGATCGATTTAACCTATAA